A DNA window from Zonotrichia albicollis isolate bZonAlb1 chromosome 2, bZonAlb1.hap1, whole genome shotgun sequence contains the following coding sequences:
- the STARD10 gene encoding START domain-containing protein 10 yields MSGHDGGMSSRDSVQIPDDRDFGAFRAQCESEQGWSLTYSKGGVGVWVQLLEPERALHKIKCRMECRDVPAETLYDVLHDIEYRKKWDTNVIETFDIGRLTANSDVGYYAWRCPKPLKNRDVVTLRSWLPIGSDYIIMNYSVKHPKYPPRKDMVRAVSIQTGYLIEGTGAKSCTITYLAQVDPKGSLPKWVVNKSSQFLAPKAMKKMYKACLKYPEWKQKHDPHFKPWLFPEQSRLPALALSELSLQHADSLENIDESSLAESKEERGDGSDEDSLT; encoded by the exons ATGTCGGGTCACGACGGCGGCATGTCGAGTCGCGACAGCGTGCAGATCCCCGACGACCGGGACTTCGGGGCGTTCCGGGCGCAGTGCGAGtcggagcagggctggagcctcaCCTACAGCAAGGGCGGGGTGGGCGTCTgggtgcagctgctggagcccgAGCGCGCCCTCCACAAGATCAAG TGCAGGATGGAGTGCAGGGACGTGCCGGCAGAGACGCTCTACGACGTGCTCCATGACATCGAGTATCGCAAGAAGTGGGACACCAACGTCATCGAGACCTTCGACATCGGGAGGCTGACGGCCAACTCCGATGTGGGATACTACGCCT GGAGGTGTCCCAAGCCCCTGAAGAACCGCGACGTGGTCACACTGCGCTCCTGGCTGCCCATAGGCTCTGACTACATCATCATGAACTACTCTGTCAAGCATCCT AAGTATCCCCCCCGCAAGGACATGGTGCGGGCTGTCTCCATCCAGACAGGCTACCTGATCGAGGGCACGGGAGCCAAGAGCTGCACCATCACCTACCTGGCACAGGTGGACCCCAAAG GTTCCTTACCGAAGTGGGTGGTGAATAAATCCTCCCAGTTCCTGGCCCCCAAG GCGATGAAGAAGATGTACAAGGCATGCCTCAAGTACCCTGAGTGGAAGCAGAAGCATGACCCTCACTTCAAGCCCTGGCTGTTCCCGGAGCAGAGccggctcccagccctggccctgtccgagctgtccctgcagcacgCGGATTCCCTGGAAAACATTGACGAGAGCTCCCTGGCCGAGAGCAAGGAGGAGCGTGGCGATGGCAGCGACGAGGACAGCCTGACCTGA